In Leptospira harrisiae, a genomic segment contains:
- a CDS encoding DUF4442 domain-containing protein, with amino-acid sequence MKKFTSWKKRFKIWLYNFYPPYVGAGIRIKEIAPDFSYFRSEMKLRFYNRNYVGVHFGGSLYSMCDPFFMLILLERLGSDYIVWDKAGNMIFVKPGMGKVIAEFRIPDSEIRRIKDEIEVKKKGDYLFTTDVKNEAGEVIAKLEKTVYIRKRGKLPVQNG; translated from the coding sequence TTGAAGAAATTTACATCTTGGAAAAAAAGATTCAAAATTTGGTTATATAACTTTTATCCACCTTATGTAGGTGCTGGGATCCGAATCAAAGAAATTGCACCAGACTTTTCGTATTTCCGTTCCGAAATGAAATTACGATTTTATAACAGAAATTATGTGGGAGTTCATTTTGGTGGATCTCTATATTCTATGTGTGATCCATTTTTTATGTTAATTCTTTTGGAAAGATTAGGTTCTGATTATATTGTTTGGGACAAAGCAGGTAACATGATTTTTGTCAAACCGGGAATGGGAAAGGTAATAGCAGAATTTCGAATTCCGGATTCAGAGATCCGAAGGATCAAAGACGAAATCGAAGTGAAGAAAAAAGGGGATTATCTTTTTACGACTGATGTGAAAAACGAAGCAGGTGAAGTCATAGCAAAACTAGAAAAGACAGTTTATATTCGCAAACGGGGAAAACTCCCCGTTCAGAATGGATAA
- a CDS encoding 1-acyl-sn-glycerol-3-phosphate acyltransferase: protein MQIAYYDLKQAVLGSGPMGIIIASVLAQKFDPITLWIPDKELVEVLKKRRQTEIMGKTIDLPDHIDIVSSLDSFGRDDWVFHVAVPSRSFLDSVHALLEVLEPTNSYVFSFLTKGILDSKNRKKTGFITYSQYLQNYLKERNFSNSSVAVVNGPSLLGEILDEKFSFFNIGSYEKETSEFLSEVLTSNFINTSVTDDVVGMEIVGVAKNPMAIASGIVSLLPRYGANLLGEILSVGFQEVRDLAMRYGARPDTVMGRSGLADFITTATSNKSRNRGFGQKIVGELLSGGEKLSIKDRIEIFFAPRSFIERESTKWHDNVEGTYALSILIELANEIRLPFTLHRTLFDVLTRKQPPDALIDLICGKKTESKNIPLVVQKKVGLNLTSGIDFQNLLVDRILKHISNVPGTVTRVKKQSSAVIESTQKRLTKATRKKQKLDEVKFESELEIWQRFQNCQKDEENTLVKELVRFYVTEIADNYSPTVRESVLRFVAPIRLFSGGFLKGSMIPHVGGKTEVVKALSSKYNLLYAPTHRSHLDSVEVAYSLFHLGLPVPRYAAGINLMSNPFWEWMLKSLGAYAVDRERTRNSLYLECLTLYSQVMLEQGIPSLVYPEGTRSRTGGIVPVKTGLLTTAVNAFRSSGTEIVIVPISVSYETVPEDNQFCNMPEELGMAGFLAKRSNVYVEFCDPIPISEYAHTEDPTLELSYRITKGWKQYHKILPNQIVAKILAENDFSVEVSQSTMLVEDFISRHDGNYLIKDPEEVWEKGKKILEKRKMIEESNRVVHSKNDALLLYYATMIPEDEDKKY, encoded by the coding sequence ATGCAAATAGCTTATTACGACTTAAAACAAGCAGTTCTGGGAAGTGGCCCAATGGGTATCATCATCGCTTCCGTACTGGCTCAAAAATTTGATCCCATCACTCTCTGGATTCCCGACAAAGAATTAGTAGAGGTTCTGAAAAAACGCCGCCAAACAGAGATTATGGGAAAAACAATTGATCTCCCTGATCATATCGATATCGTTTCCAGTTTGGATTCTTTTGGACGAGATGATTGGGTTTTTCATGTGGCAGTACCTTCTCGATCTTTTTTGGACAGTGTCCATGCACTTTTGGAAGTTTTAGAACCAACCAATAGTTATGTTTTTTCTTTTTTAACCAAAGGAATTTTGGATTCTAAAAACAGAAAAAAAACAGGATTCATTACCTATTCGCAATACTTACAAAATTATTTAAAAGAAAGAAATTTTTCAAATTCATCTGTTGCTGTAGTCAATGGCCCGTCCCTACTTGGGGAAATTTTAGATGAAAAATTTAGTTTTTTTAATATTGGATCTTATGAAAAAGAAACTTCTGAGTTTCTTTCCGAAGTTCTTACATCTAATTTTATCAATACTTCTGTTACCGATGATGTTGTGGGAATGGAAATTGTTGGTGTAGCAAAAAATCCAATGGCCATTGCTAGTGGGATTGTATCATTACTTCCTCGGTATGGTGCAAACTTACTTGGAGAAATTTTATCTGTAGGATTTCAAGAAGTAAGAGATCTTGCGATGCGTTATGGTGCAAGACCCGATACAGTCATGGGAAGATCTGGCCTTGCTGATTTTATCACAACTGCAACTAGTAATAAAAGTAGAAATCGTGGTTTTGGACAAAAAATTGTCGGCGAACTTTTGTCAGGTGGAGAGAAACTTAGTATCAAAGATCGAATTGAGATTTTTTTTGCACCAAGGTCTTTTATTGAAAGAGAATCTACAAAGTGGCATGATAACGTAGAGGGAACATATGCTCTCAGTATTCTTATTGAACTAGCCAATGAAATTCGTTTACCTTTTACGTTACACAGAACTTTATTTGACGTCCTCACAAGAAAACAACCACCAGATGCGTTAATTGATTTGATATGTGGTAAAAAAACAGAATCAAAAAATATTCCGCTCGTTGTTCAAAAGAAAGTGGGACTCAACTTAACATCGGGAATCGATTTTCAGAATTTACTAGTGGATCGGATACTTAAACACATTAGCAATGTACCCGGAACAGTAACTCGTGTAAAAAAACAATCATCTGCCGTCATTGAATCCACCCAAAAAAGACTTACCAAAGCCACGCGTAAAAAACAAAAGTTGGATGAAGTTAAGTTTGAATCAGAACTTGAAATTTGGCAAAGATTCCAAAACTGCCAAAAAGACGAAGAGAACACACTTGTTAAAGAACTGGTTCGATTTTATGTAACAGAAATTGCGGACAACTATAGTCCCACCGTAAGGGAGTCTGTCCTTAGGTTTGTGGCTCCCATTCGACTTTTTTCTGGCGGTTTTCTGAAAGGTTCAATGATCCCACATGTTGGTGGGAAAACAGAAGTGGTAAAGGCGCTCTCTTCTAAATACAATTTACTTTATGCTCCGACACATAGATCCCACTTAGATTCAGTAGAAGTTGCTTATTCTTTATTTCATTTAGGTCTACCTGTTCCTCGTTATGCGGCAGGGATTAATTTAATGTCGAATCCTTTTTGGGAATGGATGTTAAAGTCACTTGGTGCTTATGCAGTGGACCGCGAACGAACACGTAACAGTTTGTACTTAGAATGTTTGACTTTGTATTCACAAGTGATGTTAGAACAAGGAATTCCTTCCCTTGTTTATCCAGAAGGTACTCGCTCGAGGACCGGAGGAATTGTTCCAGTCAAAACGGGGCTACTCACAACTGCGGTGAATGCATTCCGAAGTTCAGGAACAGAGATTGTGATTGTTCCGATTTCTGTATCTTACGAAACCGTTCCAGAAGACAACCAGTTCTGCAATATGCCAGAAGAGTTGGGAATGGCAGGGTTTCTTGCAAAACGTTCCAATGTGTATGTAGAGTTTTGTGATCCAATTCCTATCTCTGAATATGCACATACGGAAGATCCAACATTGGAACTTAGTTACCGTATCACCAAAGGTTGGAAACAATACCATAAAATTTTACCAAATCAGATTGTTGCTAAAATATTGGCCGAAAACGATTTCTCTGTCGAAGTATCGCAGAGTACTATGTTAGTGGAAGATTTTATTTCCCGACATGATGGAAACTATTTAATCAAAGATCCGGAAGAAGTATGGGAAAAGGGTAAAAAGATTTTGGAAAAACGGAAGATGATAGAAGAATCCAATCGAGTGGTTCATTCCAAAAATGATGCTTTACTTCTGTATTATGCAACCATGATTCCAGAAGACGAAGATAAAAAGTATTAA
- a CDS encoding DMT family transporter produces the protein MNLKFLLLLVLAMVSWGISWPIGKMIAGTVPISVLVFWRFLATFLSVIPLLIVMRIPFLLKTGKDYWNVLVGGIIYTFYNQFFFMGLKNGLPGAGGVLVTTLNPIVTFFIVVLVQKKRISKRQVIGLFFGFIGGLVILQVWKISVDYLLLSGNLFFLLCSFVWAILSLNSQSTGKSMSPVTYSFYVYAVGSVIELLFCFNDPSFWKVWDMGFSFWASIFYLTVISTTFGTTVYFYAATRLGSEIASSFIFIVPLSAYLSSFLILNEVIQIPVIIGGALAILAVYLINSKQKRKEPNL, from the coding sequence TTGAACCTAAAATTTTTACTCTTACTTGTATTGGCAATGGTCTCATGGGGAATCTCTTGGCCCATCGGTAAAATGATCGCAGGAACAGTTCCTATTTCCGTATTGGTGTTTTGGAGATTTTTAGCAACCTTTCTTTCTGTGATTCCTTTACTCATTGTGATGCGGATTCCCTTTTTACTCAAAACAGGAAAAGACTATTGGAACGTTCTTGTAGGAGGAATCATTTATACTTTTTACAACCAGTTCTTTTTTATGGGTTTAAAAAATGGCCTTCCGGGAGCTGGCGGAGTTCTTGTCACCACACTCAATCCCATTGTTACTTTTTTTATTGTAGTGCTTGTACAAAAAAAACGAATTTCCAAACGCCAAGTGATTGGATTGTTTTTCGGTTTTATTGGTGGGCTTGTGATTCTGCAAGTATGGAAGATTAGTGTCGATTATTTATTGTTATCTGGGAATCTATTCTTTTTGTTATGTTCTTTTGTTTGGGCCATCCTTTCCCTCAATAGCCAATCCACTGGAAAGTCAATGTCACCAGTAACTTATAGTTTTTATGTATATGCTGTGGGTTCTGTCATTGAACTTCTATTTTGTTTCAATGATCCGAGTTTTTGGAAAGTTTGGGATATGGGTTTTTCCTTCTGGGCTTCCATCTTTTATTTAACTGTAATCTCAACTACCTTCGGAACCACTGTTTATTTTTATGCGGCAACAAGGCTTGGATCGGAAATCGCCAGTAGTTTTATTTTTATTGTCCCTCTCTCTGCTTATTTGAGCAGTTTTTTGATCTTGAATGAAGTGATACAAATTCCAGTCATCATTGGGGGAGCCTTAGCAATCCTTGCAGTATATCTAATCAATTCTAAACAAAAAAGAAAGGAACCAAACCTTTGA